A portion of the Lolium rigidum isolate FL_2022 chromosome 1, APGP_CSIRO_Lrig_0.1, whole genome shotgun sequence genome contains these proteins:
- the LOC124684813 gene encoding probable galactinol--sucrose galactosyltransferase 1, whose product MTVGAGIAVQEDGSLVALGATVLTEVRDNVLVTPAAGGGMLDGAFLGVRSAPAGSRSVFPVGKLRDLRFMCTFRFKMWWMTQRMGSSGRDIPVETQFLIVEAADGAGDEQSAVYTVFLPILEGSFRAVLQGNEDDELEICLESGDPAVESFEGTHLVYVGAGSDPFEVITNAVKAVERHLQTFSHREKKKMPDMLNWFGWCTWDAFYTDVTAEGVKEGLQSLEKGGVAPKFVIIDDGWQSVSMDPAGKACITDNAANFANRLYNIKENHKFQKNGRKGHREDDPANGLAHIVSEIKGKHELKYVYVWHAITGYWGGVRPSADGMEHYQSKMQYPVSSPGVQKNEPCLFMDNIAANGLGLVNPDKIFSFYNELHSYLASAGIDGVKVDVQNVLEALGAGHGGRVLLARKYQQALEASIARNFRDNDIISCMSHNTDNLYSSKRSAVVRASDDFWPRDPASHTIHIAAVAYNTVFVGEFMQPDWDMFHSVHPMAEYHAAARAVGGCAIYVSDKPGNHDFDLLRKLVLPDGSILRAKLPGRPTRDCLFSDPTRDGKSILKIWNLNAHSGVIGAFNCQGAGWCRAGKKNLIHDLQPGTITGAVRGRDVSRLPEVAGDGWNGDVVVYSHVAGEVTVLPKDAVLPVTLRPREYEVFTVVPLKRLPTGASFAPVGLIGMFNSGGAVTGVSNGDDGGVEVKVRGAGTVGAYSSARPKSVAVDSEVVDFSYDEGTGLVTFEVGVPVRELYSWTVSIVY is encoded by the exons ATGACGGTGGGAGCCGGGATCGCGGTCCAGGAAGACGGCAGCCTGGTGGCGCTGGGGGCCACGGTCCTGACGGAGGTGCGCGACAATGTGCTCGTCACGCCGGCAGCCGGGGGCGGGATGCTGGACGGCGCTTTCCTCGGCGTTCGGTCCGCCCCCGCCGGCAGCCGCAGCGTCTTCCCCGTCGGGAAGCTCAG GGACCTACGATTCATGTGCACGTTCAGGTTCAAGATGTGGTGGATGACGCAGAGGATGGGCTCGTCGGGCCGTGACATTCCCGTCGAGACGCAGTTCTTGATCGTCGAGGCCGCCGACGGTGCCGGGGACGAGCAATCCGCGGTGTACACCGTCTTCCTCCCAATCCTGGAGGGCTCATTCCGTGCTGTCCTCCAGGGGAACGAAGATGACGAGCTGGAAATCTGTTTGGAGAGTG GTGATCCAGCTGTGGAATCATTTGAAGGCACCCATCTAGTTTACGTCGGTGCGGGATCGGATCCGTTTGAGGTCATCACAAACGCTGTCAA AGCTGTTGAGAGGCACTTGCAGACATTCTCTCACAGGGAAAAAAAGAAG ATGCCAGACATGCTAAACTGGTTTGGCTGGTGCACATGGGATGCATTTTACACTGATGTGACAGCTGAAGGAGTTAAGGAAGGACTACAGAG TTTGGAAAAGGGTGGAGTAGCTCCTAAGTTTGTCATAATCGATGACGGATGGCAATCGGTCAGTATGGATCCAGCAGGAAAAGCATGTATAACTGATAATGCAGCCAA CTTCGCAAACAGATTATACAATATCAAGGAGAACCACAAATTTCAGAAGAATGGAAGGAAGGGTCACAGGGAAGACGATCCGGCAAATGGCCTCGCCCATATTGTCAGTGAAATCAAGGGGAAACATGAGCTCAA GTATGTTTATGTCTGGCATGCGATCACTGGGTACTGGGGTGGAGTAAGGCCCAGCGCTGATGGGATGGAGCATTATCAATCCAAGATGCAATACCCTGTCTCATCACCAGGAGTTCAGAAGAATGAACCATGTTTGTTCATGGACAACATAGCAGCAAACGGCCTTGGCCTTGTGAACCCTGACAAAATATTCAGCTTCTACAATGAGCTCCACTCGTACCTCGCGTCTGCTGGTATCGACGGCGTGAAAGTAGATGTGCAAAACGTTCTCGAGGCCTTAGGTGCTGGTCATGGTGGAAGGGTGCTTTTGGCTAGGAAGTATCAGCAAGCTCTAGAAGCTTCCATCGCTAGAAATTTCCGTGACAACGACATAATATCATGCATGAGCCACAACACTGATAACTTATACAG TTCGAAAAGAAGCGCGGTAGTGAGAGCCTCAGATGATTTCTGGCCTAGGGACCCGGCTTCACATACCATACACATTGCAGCTGTCGCGTACAATACCGTGTTCGTTGGAGAGTTCATGCAGCCAGATTGGGACATGTTCCAT AGCGTCCACCCCATGGCGGAATACCACGCCGCGGCACGAGCAGTGGGCGGTTGCGCAATATACGTCAG TGACAAACCCGGAAACCATGACTTCGATCTGCTGAGGAAGCTCGTGCTTCCTGATGGATCGATCCTGCGAGCCAAGCTCCCCGGGAGACCGACCAGAGACTGCCTGTTCTCCGATCCTACAAGGGATGGCAAAAG CATTCTCAAGATCTGGAACCTGAACGCGCACTCGGGCGTGATCGGCGCCTTCAACTGCCAGGGCGCCGGCTGGTGCCGAGCAGGAAAGAAGAACCTCATCCACGACCTGCAGCCCGGGACGATCACCGGGGCCGTCCGGGGGCGGGACGTGAGCCGTCTTCCGGAGGTCGCCGGCGATGGCTGGAACGGCGACGTGGTCGTCTACTCGCATGTAGCAGGAGAGGTGACCGTCCTGCCGAAGGACGCCGTGTTGCCGGTGACGCTGAGACCGCGCGAGTACGAGGTGTTCACCGTGGTGCCCCTCAAGCGGCTGCCCACTGGCGCCTCCTTCGCGCCGGTCGGCCTGATCGGGATGTTCAACTCCGGTGGGGCGGTGACGGGGGTGAGcaacggtgacgatggcggcgtCGAGGTTAAAGTGCGGGGCGCAGGCACGGTGGGAGCCTACTCCTCAGCGAGGCCGAAGAGCGTGGCTGTGGATTCCGAGGTGGTCGATTTCTCCTACGACGAGGGCACCGGCCTGGTCACCTTTGAAGTCGGCGTGCCGGTGCGGGAACTCTACTCGTGGACCGTCTCGATAGTGTACTGA
- the LOC124684814 gene encoding BTB/POZ domain-containing protein At1g55760-like, whose product MSGAGTRVEAAPRLAQWRVDALPCYTYRKSDPFRVGLWNWYISVERNNKQTSVKLFAELSNSAKNTAPAPIASFVAKLLISFPPNQKIIVHPGIFDKHLKHDGFVWTIDSSVTGRFVIEIEFLDLKVADPSGGEPASVWASNEIRQSSDSTALSSLSRMLQEGILCDITINADDGSIRAHRAILATRSPVFRSMFSHDLKEKELATVDISDMSLDACRGFLNYIYGDVRNEEFLTHRLALLRAADKYDIGDLKEACLESLLEDIDTGNVIERLQTGHLYRLQRLKDSCLRFLVDFRKVYEMHDEFNVFLQTADRDLVAEVFQGVLAAWSGR is encoded by the exons ATGAGCGGCGCGGGGACCCGGGTGGAGGCGGCGCCGAGGCTCGCGCAATGGCGCGTCGACGCGCTCCCCTGCTACACCTACCGCAAGTCCGACCCCTTCCGCGTCGGCCTCTGGAACTG GTACATATCTGTGGAGAGAAACAACAAGCAAACTTCAGTTAAGCTCTTTGCTGAGTTATCGAACTCTGCCAAGAACACAGCCCCGGCACCCATAGCTTCCTTTGTAGCGAAACTTCTGATATCCTTCCCTCCAAATCAGAAGATCATAGTTCATCCAG GAATCTTTGACAAGCATCTGAAACACGACGGATTTGTGTGGACGATTGATAGCAGTGTAACAGGAAGATTTGTTATCGAGATAGAGTTTCTGGACCTGAAAGTTGCAGATCCATCT GGTGGTGAACCTGCCTCAGTTTGGGCCTCAAACGAAATCAGGCAGTCTTCAGACAGCACTGCACTGTCATCCCTTTCAAGAATGCTGCAAGAAGGCATCCTATGTGACATCACAATTAACGCCGATGACGGCAGCATAAGGGCCCACCGCGCGATCCTGGCCACCAGATCACCCGTGTTTAGGAGCATGTTCTCACATGACCTCAAGGAGAAAGAGCTCGCCACCGTCGACATTTCTGACATGTCCCTCGACGCGTGCCGGGGCTTCCTCAACTACATCTATGGCGATGTACGTAACGAGGAGTTCCTCACCCACAGGCTGGCCCTCCTTAGAGCCGCTGACAAATACGACATCGGTGATCTGAAGGAGGCGTGCCTCGAAAGCCTCCTAGAAGACATCGACACGGGCAACGTGATCGAGAGGCTCCAGACAGGCCATCTGTACCGGCTGCAGAGGCTCAAGGATAGCTGCCTGAGGTTCCTCGTCGACTTCAGGAAGGTGTACGAGATGCACGATGAATTCAACGTGTTCCTTCAGACAGCGGATAGAGATCTGGTGGCTGAAGTGTTTCAAGGTGTCCTTGCAGCATGGAGTGGCCGGTGA